The proteins below are encoded in one region of Paenisporosarcina cavernae:
- the ccsA gene encoding cytochrome c biogenesis protein CcsA: MTDITMARLHEGMVVLYAISLVLYFLDFFYQNKRAEKYGFYLVSIVWVLQSIFLVLYMMETNRFPILTLFEGIYFYAWLLITLSLVLHLTYKVKILVFSLNIIGFVMMMIHTFAPVQLERSPVGENLVSELLFIHVTFAIISYVAFSLSFVFSVLYQLLYRLLKKKKWTIQWRNLPSLDQTEKGMTISMIIGIPSLLLSLILGMQWAYLSLDSFSLFDMKIVGSFILLIFYSVILYRHHKNALLGTQYAWAHIYAFLVVLLNFFLGSRLSEFHFWL; this comes from the coding sequence GTGACAGACATCACCATGGCAAGATTGCATGAAGGTATGGTCGTTCTATACGCAATCAGCCTCGTTTTATACTTTCTCGATTTCTTCTATCAAAATAAGCGTGCAGAGAAATATGGATTTTACCTAGTATCCATTGTATGGGTATTACAGTCTATCTTTCTCGTTTTATATATGATGGAGACCAATCGATTTCCCATCTTGACACTCTTTGAGGGGATTTACTTTTACGCTTGGTTATTGATCACCTTATCGCTTGTGTTACATTTAACGTATAAGGTGAAAATTCTCGTTTTTTCGTTAAATATTATTGGTTTTGTCATGATGATGATTCATACGTTTGCACCAGTTCAACTCGAGCGCTCACCAGTCGGTGAAAATTTAGTTTCGGAGCTATTATTCATCCATGTGACGTTTGCGATCATTTCCTATGTCGCATTTTCATTATCGTTTGTTTTTTCCGTGTTGTATCAACTTTTATATCGATTATTAAAAAAGAAAAAATGGACTATTCAATGGAGAAATTTGCCGTCGCTAGATCAAACGGAAAAAGGAATGACCATTTCGATGATAATTGGTATTCCATCGTTATTACTTAGTCTCATATTAGGTATGCAATGGGCTTATTTATCACTTGATTCCTTTTCGTTGTTTGATATGAAAATTGTCGGATCATTTATTCTGCTCATTTTTTATAGTGTTATATTATATCGGCACCATAAAAATGCGTTACTAGGGACACAATATGCATGGGCACATATTTATGCATTTTTAGTTGTTCTATTAAACTTTTTCTTAGGAAGTCGTCTGTCTGAGTTTCATTTTTGGTTATAG
- the hemC gene encoding hydroxymethylbilane synthase, which yields MRKIIVGSRRSKLALTQTKWFIEEMKKSGAPFEFDIKEIVTKGDQIVDVQLSKVGGKGLFVKEIEQALYSKEIDFAVHSMKDMPSELPDGLVIGCVPPREDARDAYIANNHVKLMDLPKGAVVGTSSLRRSAQLLQVRPDLEIQWIRGNVDTRLNKLKNENFDAIILAAAGLNRLGWSQDVVTEYLSTDICLPAVGQGALAIECREDDVELLASLAKLTDEATWKAVQAERSFLHKMDGGCQVPIAGFATTDGNEITFTGLVASPEGDVFYKESTKGENPVELGKEIAAKISAEGAYDLIQQVKADLNV from the coding sequence TTGCGTAAAATTATTGTTGGATCACGTAGAAGTAAATTAGCATTAACCCAAACAAAGTGGTTTATAGAAGAAATGAAGAAATCTGGAGCTCCTTTTGAATTTGATATTAAAGAAATTGTGACAAAAGGTGATCAGATTGTTGATGTACAACTATCAAAAGTAGGAGGTAAAGGGCTATTTGTGAAAGAAATTGAGCAAGCTCTCTATTCGAAAGAAATAGATTTTGCTGTGCATAGCATGAAAGATATGCCTTCTGAATTACCAGATGGTCTTGTCATAGGATGTGTTCCTCCACGCGAAGATGCTCGCGATGCTTACATAGCGAACAATCATGTGAAACTAATGGATTTGCCTAAAGGTGCAGTAGTTGGGACAAGTTCATTACGTCGAAGTGCACAGTTGCTTCAAGTTAGACCGGATTTGGAAATTCAATGGATTCGGGGAAATGTGGATACTCGACTAAATAAGTTAAAAAACGAAAATTTTGATGCGATTATTTTAGCAGCAGCTGGTTTAAATCGCTTAGGTTGGAGTCAAGACGTGGTAACTGAGTACTTATCTACGGATATTTGTTTGCCAGCAGTAGGTCAAGGTGCTTTAGCGATTGAATGTCGCGAAGATGATGTAGAGCTATTAGCATCACTTGCAAAATTAACAGATGAAGCGACATGGAAAGCTGTACAAGCAGAACGTTCTTTTTTACACAAAATGGATGGCGGCTGTCAAGTACCAATCGCAGGATTTGCGACAACCGATGGCAATGAAATTACCTTTACGGGATTAGTTGCTTCACCTGAAGGTGACGTCTTCTACAAGGAATCTACGAAGGGAGAAAATCCGGTAGAACTTGGAAAAGAAATTGCTGCGAAAATTTCTGCAGAAGGTGCATATGATCTAATCCAGCAAGTAAAGGCAGATTTAAATGTCTAA